The following DNA comes from Occultella kanbiaonis.
CCAGACGCCGTACGGTTCGCGCACCCGCAGGGCGTGCTCGCGGCACCGTTGAATCACAGGGCAGGCGGCGCAGACGGCCTTGGCGCCCGCATCCCTGCGGCGCCTCGACGACCCTCGCTCGCCCTCGGGATGGAAGAACTGCTCGGTTCCGATGTCCCGGCAGGCCCCCTCGTATTGCCATTCCCAGAGGTCCATCACTGGCCCGGGAAGCCGCGATAACTCAGCCACGGTGTGTCCTTCCGTTGAAGCGTTTGATCGTTCATGTCCAATGCGAACCAACGTACAACCGCTTCAGAGGTTATTCAAGCCCTCTCCAGAACTGACTCATCCTGCGTGGCAAAAGTTGTTCGATCCCATCCGTCCGCTTACCCTCGAGGAAGCGGTCGATCCCCGGCCGAACCAGAGGAAGGAGCGCCGGTGGTGGCGGCCCGTTCACGAACCGATGCTCCGAGTGCCGACGACGGGATCCGCCTGACGGTCGCCGCGGTCGCAGCGCGCCTGGGCGTCGCCGCACCGACGCTGCGGACCTGGGACCGGCGCTACGGCCTCGGCCCGTCCGGGCACACCGCGGGCAGTCACCGGCGGTACAACGCCAGCGACATCAGCAGGCTGGAGACGATGCGGCGGCTGACCCTGGAAGGAATGGCTCCCGCGGACGCCGCGCGGCTCGCCACCCGCGGTGGACTGTCCGCGGTCGAGTCGGCCTTCGGGGTGCGGGACGGGAGCGGCCCGCAGGGGCGCCGGGCCGCGCCGGAGGCGGATCGGCTTCCCGGCTCGGACCTCGACGACGGACCGACCCTCGAGATCGTCGACCCGCTCTCACTTGCTGCCGCCGCCGTCGAGTCCGACGAGGGCCGGGTGCGGCGCCTGGTTCGCAGAGCAGTTTTCGGTACCTCCATCCTCGGGGCATGGCGCACCCTCGTTCTGCCGGCCCTCGAACTCCTGGCCGGACGCGACCACGCCGACCGGCCCGGACACGATCCCGAGTTCGTGCTGCGCGCGGCAATGCTGGCCGCGGTCCGCGAGTTCGGAAGCACGACGAGCGGCTCGAGCGGCGACGTGCTGATCCTCGCCGAGACCGCCATGCACGTGGAGGCGCACGTCCTGGCCGGCGAGCTCAGCCACCGCGGGTTGCCCACCCGGGTCGTCCGTCCGCGCTCCCGGTCGGTCGCCGACGCGGTCGCGGTGGTGCCAGCGCGGCATGCGCATGGTCGTGCTCCTCGGCGAACCCGACGGCGCGGGCGAGGTCGCCGCCGACGTGACCGCCTCGGGGGAGTACGTCTTCGTGATCGCCCACAGCCGCACCACGGCCGATCTCCCGGACGTGCACCGGGCCCGCACCCTGGCCGGTGCGGTCCACGAGATCGAGAGGCCTCCTGAGCGAGGCACCTCACACCGGGAAGCAGGCCGAGGACGGTTAGACTCGTGGAGTGACTGAGCCTCTCGCCGTATCCACCGCCTCAGACCCGTTCGGCTTCGTCGGCCTCACCTACGACGACGTGCTCCTCCTGCCGGGAGAGACGGATGTCATCCCGAGCGATGCGGTCACCAGGACCCGCCTGACCCGTGGGATCGAGCTGGCCATCCCGCTCGTCTCTGCGGCCATGGACACCGTCACCGAAGCGCGGATGGCGATCGCCATGGCGCGTCAGGGCGGCATCGGGATCCTGCACCGCAACCTGCCGATCGATGCCCAGGCGGCGCAGGTGGACCTGGTCAAGAGGTCCGAGTCGGGCATGGTCACCAACCCGCTCACGATCGGGCCGGACGCCAGTCTCGCGGAGATGGACGCGCTCTGCGGCAAGTACCGGGTCTCCGGTCTGCCCGTCGTGGACGAGGCCGGCGTGCTGCTCGGCATCATCACGAACCGGGACATCCGCTTCGTCGAGTCGGCCGCGTTCGCCGGCACCCCGGTGCGCGAGGCGATGACGCCGATGCCTCTGGTCACCGGACACGTCGGGATCTCCTCGGACGACGCGGTCGCCCTGCTCGGCAAGCACAAGATCGAGAAGCTGCCGCTGGTCGACGACGCCGGGGTGTTGCAGGGCCTGATCACCGTGAAGGACTTCGTCAAGTCCGAGCAGTACCCGCTCGCCACCAAGGACGCGGAGGGCCGCCTGATGGTCGGTGCCGCGGTCGGGTTCTTCGGGGACGCCTGGGAGCGGGTCCTCGCGCTGGTCGAGGCAGGTGTCGACGTGCTCGTGGTGGACACCGCGAACGGGCACGCCCGCCTCATGCTGGACATGGTCCGCAGGCTCAAGTCGGACCCGGCCACCGCACACGTCCAGGTGATCGGCGGCAACGTCGCCACCCGGGAGGGTGCCCAGGCGCTCGTCGACGCGGGCGTCGACGCCGTGAAGGTCGGCGTCGGCCCGGGCTCGATCTGCACCACCCGGGTGGTCGCCGGTGTCGGTGTGCCGCAGGTGACGGCCATCTATCAGGCCTCCCTCGCGTGCAAGCCGGCCGGGGTCCCGGTGATCGGCGACGGCGGTCTGCAGTTCTCGGGGGACATCGCCAAGGCGTTGGTCGCCGGGGCGGACAGCGTGATGATCGGTGGGCTGCTCGCCGGCTGCGACGAGTCCCCGGGCGACCTGGTGTTCGTGAACGGCAAGCAGTACAAGCGCTACCGGGGGATGGCGTCGCTCGGTGCGATGCAGTCCCGCGGGGACCGGCGGTCCTTCTCCAAGGACCGCTACTTCCAGGGCGACGTCTCCGACGATGACGTCATCACCGAGGGCATCGAGGGTCAGGTGCCCTACCGCGGCCCGCTGGCTCAGGTGGCGCACCAGCTGACCGGGGGGCTGCACCAGTCGATGTTCTACGTCGGCGCACGCACCATCCCCGAGCTGCAGGCACGGGGGAAGTTCGTGCGGATCACGTCAGCGGGGCTGAAGGAGTCGCACCCGCACGACGTGCAGATGGTTGCCGAGGCACCGAACTACTACACCAGCAACTGACGCGCGGCGACGTACCGCCCGCCCGGTGACATGGTCACAGGGCACGGGGACATGAGTGAGGGCGGCGAGTTCCTCGGCATCGCCCCGCCCGCCGACCTGCGCCGACGCTGGCGCAACTGGTTCGCGCCGGCCCGCCAGCCGTTCCGGCTGGATCGGGTCGATGCGCGCATCCTGCCGCCGGACGCCCCGCTCGAACTCAGACCCGGACCGGAGATCAGGGACACGTTTCACCTCTACGACGGCGACTGGGTCTGGCTGACGCAGGACGAGTACACCTCGCTGGCACTCGCGACCCGGCGCGCGCTCCTGTTCGGACGCGAGGCCCTGGGGAGGCTCGGCGACCAGACACCAGTTGTGCGCGATGCGGTCGGGGCTGAGCGGACCGACTCGCGCATCGTCTGGTGGCCGTCCCTGCTCCGGGTGGCGGGATATGCACCGATCCTTCGCTACATCGAGGAAGAGGTTGCCCCGAGCCGGCACGGCGATGTGCTCGAGGCCACCTGGCTCCGCGCACGGGATGTCCTGCCTCGGGCCCGAGATCTGGCGGGGACGTTCGCGCCAGGTTCGGGACCGAACTGTTTCGGCACCGTGATGGCGGCGGCCGGCGTGCCCGGTGCCGAGCACGAGTGGATGTTCCAGGATCCGTTCGAGCAGTGGCTCACGGCGCACACCGTGCCCGTTGCCGGCGCCGGGTGGGATGCCGAGCCGGGGATCGTGCTGGTCTGGCGTGATCGCGACGGCCTCGCCGGCCACGCCGCCGTCAGCATCGGGAGCGGAATGGCCCTGTCCAAGCCCTCCCAGTCCTGGTCCAGCCCTCGGGTCATCTGGACGGTGCGGGAGACGATCCGCGCGGCCCGCCACCCGGGACTGACCCTGAGCCGCCGCCGAATACGCTAGGCGACGCCGCGTACTCGCCGATCGTTGCCCGATGACGGGCGGGCTTCGGCCGGAAGGGATTCTGGGACCGTGCACAGCGGCCACTCCACCGTGATCGCACCCTGCAGACCCCGCCCGGCACGGTCGGCGTTGAAGTCCTCGGCCCAGGACCTATGCTGCTCGGTCTGCCAGCGTTGCAGTTCCGGGAGGGTGCGGGTCGCCAGCTCGGGGTGACGCCTGGCCTGCTCCGCGAGCACGTCCAGGGTGGCGGCCACATCGACGTCGGCGGTGTGCAGTTCGCCCTGCTCCTGCACGCCGTAGTGCCCACAGAGGTCGATGAGCTTGCGTTTGCCGAGACGATGCCGCTCGAGCCCGCGGTCCAGCACCAGCGGGTCGAGAACCGGCGCGAGCGGACTGCCCAGGCGCTCTCCGATCGTCGCCAGGCCGTGCCGTTCGAGTTCCCGCTCGATGATGGTCAGGTCGAACGAGGCGTTGAAGGCCACCACGGGTACCCCGTGTCGGAACGCGGCGACGAGCTCGGCCGAGATCTGCGCCAGCGCCGCCGCGGGAGCCATGCCGTGTGCGCGCGCGTACGCCGTGGAGATCCCGTGGATCGCCGCCGCCTCCTCGGGAATCTCCACCCCTGGATCGATCAGCCACGTGCGCTGCTCGGTGCCACCCGGTCCGCGACCGACCAGCGCAGCGCTGACGATCCGGTCCTTGAAGGGGTTCACACCGGTGGTCTCGGTGTCGAAGCCGAGGAACGGCCCGTCGATCCACGTGCGCCCTCGCATGGTGGGCGCTGGGTCCTTCGGCCTCGTGGTCATCGATGTGCTCCTCGCGATCTGATGACGAGACTGCCACGGCCCGCCGACATCGTCGACGAGGCTCGCACGAGAGGCGCTGGAGTGCCCGGGTGGCCTCGCGTCCGGCGGAGGGGATCCGTCCGGAACGAGTAGCCTGCTGGGTGTGAGCAACGAGATCGAGATCGGCCGAGGCAAGCGGGGACGCCGTGCCTATTCCTTCGACGACATCGCGGTGGTGCCGTCCCGGCGCACCCGTGACCCGGAGGAGGTCTCGGTCTCCTGGCAGATCGATGCCTATCAGGTCGAGCTCCCGGTGCTCGCGGCGCCGATGGACTCCGTGATGAGCCCGGCGACCGCGATCGGGCTCGGGCAGCTCGGCGGGGTCGGGGTGCTCGACCTGGAGGGCTTGTGGACCCGGTACGAGGACCCGGAGCCGTTGCTCGCCGAGATCGCGGAGCTGCCGGTGGACGGAGCGACCGGGCGGATGCAGGAGCTGTACTCGGCCCCGATCATCCCCGAACTGATCACCGGCCGGCTCAAGGAGATCCGTGCGGCGGGAGTCACCGTCGCCGGCGCGCTCTCCCCGCAGCGCACCCAGGAGCACTGGCGCACGGTCGTCGACGCGGGCGTCGACCTGTTCGTGATCCGGGGCACCACCGTCTCCGCCGAACACGTCTCCGGCAACGCGGAGCCACTGAACCTCAAGCGATTCATCTACGAGCTGGACGTGCCCGTCGTCGTCGGCGGCGCGTCCACCTACACGGCCGCGCTGCACCTGATGCGCACCGGTGCCGCGGGCGTGCTCGTCGGCTTCGGGGGCGGGGCAGCGCACACCACCCGGCAGACCCTCGGCATCCATGCGCCGATGGCCAGTGCGGTCGCGGACGTCGCAGCGGCCCGTCGGGACTATCTCGACGAGTCCGGCGGTCGGTACGTGCACGTGATCGCCGACGGCGGGGTGGGCCGCAGCGGCGACCTCGTCAAGGCGATCGGCTGCGGCGCCGACGCCGTGATGCTCGGGGCGGCGTTGGCCCGGGCGAGCGAGGCGCCCGGCCGCGGCTGGCACTGGGGTCCCGAGGCCCACCACCCGCACCTGCCTCGTGGCGAGCGGGTCCGGGTCGGCACCGTCGGCACCCTGGAGGAGATCCTGCTCGGCCCCGGTACCAGGGCGGACGGCACCCTGAACCTGTTCGGCGCGCTCCGCCGGGCGATGGCGACCACGGGCTACTCCGACCTCAAGGAGTTCCAGCGTGTCGAGGTCGTCGTCTCCCCGTACAGCCCACGCTGACCCCGGTGAGTGCGTCGGAGACGTCAGCTGACGCCGTGCTGCCGGGTCCGCGGCCGGAGGTCCGGGAGGCGCTCGACGCGGACTCCGCGCGCATCGTCGAACTGTGGCACTCGTGCGGGCTGACCCGGCCGTGGAACGATCCGGGGACGGATCTGGCCCAGGCGCGGGCGGGTGGGACGTCGACCGTGCTGGTGCTCGAGACGCCCGACGGCGTGGCCGGCACGGTCATGGTCGGGCTCGACGGGCACCGGGGCTGGGTCTACTACCTGGCGGTCGACCCGGCGCACCGAGGGCTTGGCCACGGCCGTCGCCTGATGGTCGCCGCGGAGGCGTGGCTGCTCGGCGAGGGGGCCCGGAAGGTGCAGCTGATGGTCCGGGCGGGCAACGACGTCAGCGCGTTCTACCAGGCCCTCGGCTACGCCGATCAGAGCACGCAGGTGCTCGGACGTTGGCTCGAGGAACCGGCGGACCGACCACAGGACTGACACAGGACCGCTCGGCCGGCGCTGCGCCGTCGGGCCGGCGTCAGCCGACCAGGGCCACGGTGAGGGCCACGACGGCGAGCAGCGGGGCGACGCCCTGCACGGCCGCGGCGCGGGCCATGGCCCGGTTGCGGGTGACCAGGACGAGGGCGGCCAGCACCATCGAGCCCGCGCCGGCGTAGACCAGGGCGGCGCCCGGGCCGGTGACCCCGACGGCGAGCAGCACGATGCCGGTCGCGCTCATCACGGCGAGGAAGAGGTTGTAGAAGCCCTGGTTGTAGGCAAGGTCCGCGGACGAGGCGGCCTGCTCCGGGGTGGTTGCGAACGTGGCGCGTCCACGCGGGGTGTTCCACGCGAACGACTCGAGCACGAAGATGTAGACGTGCACCAGGGCGGCCAGCCCGGCGAGTACCTGCGCGAGCACCAGCATGAGGATCCCGTCCGTGGCTCTTCACCGGCGCCGATCGCCGATGCAGACCAGCCTCGCAGGCGCGCCGTGGTGCCCCATGCCGACACGCGGTGCGATCAGGTGCGGACCCGCCAGTTCGCCACCGCCGCGGCGGCCGCGCCGAGTGCCTCGTCGAGCGGCTCGACCTGCGGGTACCAGGTGCGTTCCCACTCGAGGGAGACCGGGCCGTGGTAGCCACCCTCCGCCAGCTCCTCGAGGACCTCGTCCATGGGGACGACGCCCGTCCCCTGCAGGACGGGCGTGGTGTCTGCGGCACTGACGGTGTCCTTGATCTGGACGTAGCCGCGGCCGTCGCGCAGGTGCGGGAGCAGAGCGGCGGCGGTGTCGGCCGGGCGTTCGCCGACGCGCCACGGGTGTAGCGCGTCCCAGATGACGCCGACCCGGTGGTCCGGGTCCGCGGCGCCGAGGAGGTCGAGCACCCTGGCGAGGTCGACGCCACGCGGGTGGGAGTCGTGTGTCTCGAGCAACGGCCGAACACCGAGGTCGGTCGCGACCGGGAGGGCGGCCGCCAGCCGTCGGACGATCCTGGCGTCGGCTGTTGCGGTGTCCTCGAGCAGCCGCGGCAACTCGTCCTTGCCGGCCGGGTGGGCCGGGGCGCCCGGGAACACCCGGACGAAGCCGGCCCCGAGATCGTCGGCCAGGTGCAGATGGGCGATGAGGGCGGCGACCACGGACTCGTCGTCGGTGACGGCACCCGCACGGATGCCACTTGCCACCGCGAGGACCTCGATGCCGGCGGCCTCCAGTTCCGCACGGATCCTGGTCCGCTCGGCCGTCGTCAGACCGGTGTGGATCAGAGCGTCCGGGGCGGCGCGCAACTCGACCAGGTCGACCTCGTGGCGGGTGACCACGTCGATCACGGTCGCGAGATCGTCACCCGGGGCGCCGAGCGTGGACGCACCGAGGCGCCAGTGCCCGCCTGTCACGCCATCACCCCCATCGCCTCCGACGTGACCTCTTCCTCGGCGGGCAGGCCCTCGGTGTACCGCGCCAGCTCCGTGAGGGCGCGGCGACTCATCATCCGGGTCTCGGCCCCCAGCGATCCGGCGATGTGGGGCGTGATCATCACGTTCGGGAGGTCATAGAGGATGGATCCAGCCGGCAGCGGCTCGGGATCGGTCACATCGAGGATCGCGTCGAGCCGTCCCGAGGCGCACTCCGCCTCGAGCGCCGTGGTGTCGACCAGGGAACCTCGTGAGGTGTTGATGAGGGTGGCGCCGTCGCGCATCAGTGCGAGCTGGGGGGCCGCGAGCATGTGGTGCGTGCTCGGCAACTGTGGGGCGTGCACGCTCACGACGTCCGAACTGGTCAGGAGCTCCTCGAGCCCGACGCGTCGCGCCCCGGCGGCCGCTATCCGGTCCGCGTCGACGAACGGGTCATAGACGAGCGTCTGGACCTGCAGGCCGAGCAGCCGCTGCGCAACCCGCGCACCGATCCGGGAGAACCCGATCAGGCCGATCGTGCGGTCGACGTTGCCGAGCTGGGCGCGATGACGGTGCTTGTAGGCCCAGTCCTCGCGGTGGCTGCGGGCGGCCTGGGCGAGGAACGGGGCCTTCTTGCCGGCGAACACGATCGCCGCGAAGGTGAACTGCGCGACCGGCTCCGCGTTCTCCTCGGCGGCTGTCGTCACACGGATCCCACGGGCCCAGAGCTCGTCGGAGACGAGGGATCGCACCGTGCCGGCGCAGTGGAAGACCGCCTGCAGGTGCGGCGCGGCGGCCAGGCGGTCGCCGTCCAGCCTCGGGCAACCCCACGACGTGATCAGGACCTCGGCGTCGGCGAGGCGGGCCCGTGCTGCGGGCGAGTCGAGTTCGGACACGGGAGTCGGGTCCGGACCGAGGTCGGCCAGCGTGTGCAGGCGCTCGAGCTCGGCGGGACCGAACTGCTCCGGGAAGACCCGGTCCTGCATCACGAGCAGGGCCTTGGGCCGGTGGCGCGGTGACATGGTTCCTCGTATCCCATCGTCGGGTGAGTGAGCGCATCCCATCATCGGGAGGTGCGTGGGCCTGGCTCGATTAGATCAAGTACGATCATGAACGTTACATGACGATCCGCATGGTAGCGGACTGATCATCGGCTCGTGCCGTGACACGAATCTGCCACTGCTCGTGGGACTGGAGTACCGAAGATGGACGACGAGTCAGCAGGCAGTCCGCGCGCCCTTCTGCCCGAAGATCGGCGTGAACGGCTCCTCGCCGTGCTCCAGGACGGTGCGACGCATCGAATCGACACGCTCGCCACGACGCTCGGCGTCACCGCCGTGACGGTGCGCCGCGACGTGGGGCTGCTCGCGCACGAGGGTCACGTGCACCGGGTCCGCGGCGGGGTGCGGCAGGTACGGGTCGCGGCGGACGCCCGCCTGGTGCCGGCCCGACAGACCAGCCGGGGCCTCATCCTCGGCATGGTGGTGCCGACCCTGCGTCACAACTACTGGCCGGAGATCGCCAGGGGCGCGACGGCCGCGGCCGACGAGCGCGGTGCGACCATCGCGCTACGGGGCTCGACCTATGAGCCGGCCGAATACCGCAGGGACGTCGAGGGTCTGCTCGAGACCACGCATGTGGACGGACTGATCCTGGCTCCGGACCCGCGGGTGGCCGAGCCCGATCTGGGGGAGTGGCTGGGGTCGCTCGGGGTGCCGGTGACGTTGGCGGAACGGCAGCTCGAGGTCGGGCGATACTCCCAGCCGATCGAGGCTGTCTCGACGGACCACGAACTCGGCGGGGTGCTGGCAGTGCGCTATCTGCACGCCCGCGGACATCGGAGGGTCGCGCTCATGGTCTCCGACTCGGTCACCGCGGGCCAGTTGCGGCAGGGCTGGCGTGCGGCCTGCGAGGAACTCGGGCTGCCGATCGACGGCACACCCGAGGCAACGATCAGGGTCTACTCCGACCCCGGCTGGCGGGCGGCTCTGGACGAGTTCATCGAGCGGATGCGGGCCAGCGCCGCCACCGCTGTCCTCGTGCACCCGGACGACGATGCGCTCGAGCTCGTCGGCCGCTGCGCCGAAGTGGGCGTCCGGGTGCCCGAGGACCTCTCGGTGATCAGCTACAACGATGAGGTGGCGAACCTCGCGTCGCCCGCGATCACCGCCATGAGCCCACCGAAGGCGATGATCGGGCGGTACGCCGTGGAACTGATGCTCTCCAGGCTCGCGCCCGGCGGATCCGACCTGCCCGTCCGCCGAGTCATCCTCACTCCGGCACTGAACGAGCGTGCCTCGACGGCGCGGGTCTGACGCGCCGCGGTGCCGTCACGCCGTGGCGGGGAGCGCAGCAGTCGCTTCGGTCGCGCCGATGTGATGTAGCATGCTCAGCACTGAACACGCGTGAGCAGAGATGTTCAGTATTGAGCAGACTGAGGCAACAAACGGCAACAAGGCGGGGCCGCACCCACGGCGTGGCTAGCGTCACAACTGAAGCCCACCCGCGTCCATCGTCGGACCCGGACCCCACAAGTACACAGACCTCCGCACACGTGAGCTCCGCAGATCCCCCGGCGGCACGTCGGCACGACAGGTGCCAGCGGTTCACCACTCACAGGGGGTGGGTCAGAGCACCCACCCCAGATCCGAAAGGACCAAGCAATGACGCTTCGCAGACGAGACTTCCTGGCCGCATCCGGTGTGTCCATCTCCGCGCTCGCCCTCGCGGCCTGCTCCGGCGGCGGCAGCGGTGGTGGCGGCAACGGCGGTGGCGGCGGCGGCGGAGAGATCTCGATCCTCACGCCCGAGTTCGCGGGCACCACGGGCAAGGCGGCGTTCGAGGGCGGCATTCTGGACGGCTTCTTCGAGGGCAGCGACTTCACCTACAAGGTCGACTACACGGACTGGACGAAGCTGAACGAGAAGCTGTCCACCTCGGTGGCAGGTGGCCTGGTCGCTGACATGATCATGCCCGGGGCGGGCTGGGTGGAGCCGTTCGCCCACAAGGGCGTCCTGACCGAACTGCCGGAGTCGCTGCTGGACGGGCTCCCGGTCAACGAGAACCTGCTCGCCCAGTGCCGCTACGAGGGCACGCTGCACGCACTGCCGTTCTTCGTCGACGGTCGCATCTGCATCTACAACAGGGCGATGTTCGACGCGGCGGGCATCGCCGACATCCCCACCAACCTGGATGACCTGCGCGAGGCGCTCAAGGAGGTCACGCCGGACGGCGGCGTGGGCATCGACCTGTTCTCCTCGAACATCCGCCAGACCTGGAGCCACCTCCTCGGCTGCTTCGGCGGGCGGCTGTTCAACGACGACGGCACCGAGGTGACCTTCACCGACGGCACCGGGGTGGCGGCGCTGCAGTACATGCTCGACCTCGTCGCCGACGGCACCGCGAACTTCGACGTCAAGGGCGCCGAGGGCCAACCCCGCCCGTGGCAGCAGGGGCAGGCGGCCGTCGACCTGCTCAACTCGAGCCTCTGGCCGTCCTTCACGGAGCAGAGCCCGGACCTGGTCACCGAGGACGCGATGGGGATGTTCCTGCTGCCGTCCGCCGAGACCGGCGGGGACCCGGTGATGTGGACCGGTGGCACGCTGCTGACCATGTCCTCCCGCAGCGCGAACCCGGAGAAGGTCCAGGAGCTCATGAGCTACATGCTCGAAGCCGGCCCACTGCTGACCGCGGTCACCGAGAGTGGCAAGGTGCCGGCCCGGACCGACATCGACGACCCGGTCGTGACCGACAACCTCATGGCGCAGTACACGATCGACAACTTCGACTACGCCACGGCGTTCGAGGGCGGCAGCCCTGCCTGGATGGAGATCCGTGGCCTGGTCGCGCCCGAGCTCGAGGCGGCCGTCACCGGCCAGAAGACGGCGCAGCAGGCCATCGACGCCCTCGCGGCGGCCTCCCAGGACGCGCTCTCGCGCGTCTGAGCCGGAAAGCTCGTCAGGAACAGTCGATGAGTACCAACACGGTCGACAGGCAGACCCTGTCCACGACCCGACGACGTCGAGTGCCCACGCTGACCCAGCGGCAGGGGCGTTGGGGTTTGTTGTTCGCCGCCCCGGCGACGGTTCAGATCGCTCTGTGGACGGGCCTGCCCGTCCTTGTGTCGATCATTCTGAGCTTCACGAACTACGACATGCTGAACCCGCCGGAGTTCCTCGGGTTCGACAACTATGTGACCCTCGCGAACGACCCGGTGTTCTGGAAGGCGCTGGGCAACAACTTCATCATGGCGATCGTCGGGATCCCGATCTCGATCCTGATCTCGTTGGCATTGGCCGTCATGCTGAACCAGGGCCTTCGGGGAAACTCGATCTTCCGG
Coding sequences within:
- a CDS encoding MerR family transcriptional regulator; the encoded protein is MAARSRTDAPSADDGIRLTVAAVAARLGVAAPTLRTWDRRYGLGPSGHTAGSHRRYNASDISRLETMRRLTLEGMAPADAARLATRGGLSAVESAFGVRDGSGPQGRRAAPEADRLPGSDLDDGPTLEIVDPLSLAAAAVESDEGRVRRLVRRAVFGTSILGAWRTLVLPALELLAGRDHADRPGHDPEFVLRAAMLAAVREFGSTTSGSSGDVLILAETAMHVEAHVLAGELSHRGLPTRVVRPRSRSVADAVAVVPARHAHGRAPRRTRRRGRGRRRRDRLGGVRLRDRPQPHHGRSPGRAPGPHPGRCGPRDREAS
- a CDS encoding exonuclease domain-containing protein, which translates into the protein MTTRPKDPAPTMRGRTWIDGPFLGFDTETTGVNPFKDRIVSAALVGRGPGGTEQRTWLIDPGVEIPEEAAAIHGISTAYARAHGMAPAAALAQISAELVAAFRHGVPVVAFNASFDLTIIERELERHGLATIGERLGSPLAPVLDPLVLDRGLERHRLGKRKLIDLCGHYGVQEQGELHTADVDVAATLDVLAEQARRHPELATRTLPELQRWQTEQHRSWAEDFNADRAGRGLQGAITVEWPLCTVPESLPAEARPSSGNDRRVRGVA
- a CDS encoding GNAT family acetyltransferase produces the protein MSASETSADAVLPGPRPEVREALDADSARIVELWHSCGLTRPWNDPGTDLAQARAGGTSTVLVLETPDGVAGTVMVGLDGHRGWVYYLAVDPAHRGLGHGRRLMVAAEAWLLGEGARKVQLMVRAGNDVSAFYQALGYADQSTQVLGRWLEEPADRPQD
- a CDS encoding GuaB3 family IMP dehydrogenase-related protein encodes the protein MSNEIEIGRGKRGRRAYSFDDIAVVPSRRTRDPEEVSVSWQIDAYQVELPVLAAPMDSVMSPATAIGLGQLGGVGVLDLEGLWTRYEDPEPLLAEIAELPVDGATGRMQELYSAPIIPELITGRLKEIRAAGVTVAGALSPQRTQEHWRTVVDAGVDLFVIRGTTVSAEHVSGNAEPLNLKRFIYELDVPVVVGGASTYTAALHLMRTGAAGVLVGFGGGAAHTTRQTLGIHAPMASAVADVAAARRDYLDESGGRYVHVIADGGVGRSGDLVKAIGCGADAVMLGAALARASEAPGRGWHWGPEAHHPHLPRGERVRVGTVGTLEEILLGPGTRADGTLNLFGALRRAMATTGYSDLKEFQRVEVVVSPYSPR
- a CDS encoding substrate-binding domain-containing protein gives rise to the protein MDDESAGSPRALLPEDRRERLLAVLQDGATHRIDTLATTLGVTAVTVRRDVGLLAHEGHVHRVRGGVRQVRVAADARLVPARQTSRGLILGMVVPTLRHNYWPEIARGATAAADERGATIALRGSTYEPAEYRRDVEGLLETTHVDGLILAPDPRVAEPDLGEWLGSLGVPVTLAERQLEVGRYSQPIEAVSTDHELGGVLAVRYLHARGHRRVALMVSDSVTAGQLRQGWRAACEELGLPIDGTPEATIRVYSDPGWRAALDEFIERMRASAATAVLVHPDDDALELVGRCAEVGVRVPEDLSVISYNDEVANLASPAITAMSPPKAMIGRYAVELMLSRLAPGGSDLPVRRVILTPALNERASTARV
- a CDS encoding DUF1304 domain-containing protein: MLVLAQVLAGLAALVHVYIFVLESFAWNTPRGRATFATTPEQAASSADLAYNQGFYNLFLAVMSATGIVLLAVGVTGPGAALVYAGAGSMVLAALVLVTRNRAMARAAAVQGVAPLLAVVALTVALVG
- a CDS encoding WhiB family transcriptional regulator, with protein sequence MAELSRLPGPVMDLWEWQYEGACRDIGTEQFFHPEGERGSSRRRRDAGAKAVCAACPVIQRCREHALRVREPYGVWGGLSEDDRAAILASEHVPAAS
- the guaB gene encoding IMP dehydrogenase encodes the protein MTEPLAVSTASDPFGFVGLTYDDVLLLPGETDVIPSDAVTRTRLTRGIELAIPLVSAAMDTVTEARMAIAMARQGGIGILHRNLPIDAQAAQVDLVKRSESGMVTNPLTIGPDASLAEMDALCGKYRVSGLPVVDEAGVLLGIITNRDIRFVESAAFAGTPVREAMTPMPLVTGHVGISSDDAVALLGKHKIEKLPLVDDAGVLQGLITVKDFVKSEQYPLATKDAEGRLMVGAAVGFFGDAWERVLALVEAGVDVLVVDTANGHARLMLDMVRRLKSDPATAHVQVIGGNVATREGAQALVDAGVDAVKVGVGPGSICTTRVVAGVGVPQVTAIYQASLACKPAGVPVIGDGGLQFSGDIAKALVAGADSVMIGGLLAGCDESPGDLVFVNGKQYKRYRGMASLGAMQSRGDRRSFSKDRYFQGDVSDDDVITEGIEGQVPYRGPLAQVAHQLTGGLHQSMFYVGARTIPELQARGKFVRITSAGLKESHPHDVQMVAEAPNYYTSN
- a CDS encoding sugar phosphate isomerase/epimerase family protein, translated to MTGGHWRLGASTLGAPGDDLATVIDVVTRHEVDLVELRAAPDALIHTGLTTAERTRIRAELEAAGIEVLAVASGIRAGAVTDDESVVAALIAHLHLADDLGAGFVRVFPGAPAHPAGKDELPRLLEDTATADARIVRRLAAALPVATDLGVRPLLETHDSHPRGVDLARVLDLLGAADPDHRVGVIWDALHPWRVGERPADTAAALLPHLRDGRGYVQIKDTVSAADTTPVLQGTGVVPMDEVLEELAEGGYHGPVSLEWERTWYPQVEPLDEALGAAAAAVANWRVRT
- a CDS encoding hydroxyacid dehydrogenase, whose amino-acid sequence is MSPRHRPKALLVMQDRVFPEQFGPAELERLHTLADLGPDPTPVSELDSPAARARLADAEVLITSWGCPRLDGDRLAAAPHLQAVFHCAGTVRSLVSDELWARGIRVTTAAEENAEPVAQFTFAAIVFAGKKAPFLAQAARSHREDWAYKHRHRAQLGNVDRTIGLIGFSRIGARVAQRLLGLQVQTLVYDPFVDADRIAAAGARRVGLEELLTSSDVVSVHAPQLPSTHHMLAAPQLALMRDGATLINTSRGSLVDTTALEAECASGRLDAILDVTDPEPLPAGSILYDLPNVMITPHIAGSLGAETRMMSRRALTELARYTEGLPAEEEVTSEAMGVMA